In Scomber japonicus isolate fScoJap1 chromosome 20, fScoJap1.pri, whole genome shotgun sequence, the genomic window GGATCTTTTCAAGAATGGAAATATGACAGGTCTGTGAGAATTGCCACTCGTGGAAGATTTCCTCTCGCTCAATCTACATTGATACGCtactgagtttttttttatatcttagCTTTACAAAAATGTTCTAGTTTTCTCTTTAACCAGACGGTGGATTACTGCGACCAAATTTGGCCGGGAAGTTAATGccttatttgaaaatgtatgtaCACTTTAGGTTCTGAGTAAGTGGTTCatagtgttttcagtttcatgtgaGTTTTTCTTGTCTTATAGTAACCTTTATTTGTAGAAACAGTTTGGGCTTAAAAGTGATTGTAATGTTCTGTAAGAGTCCAGGAAATTTTTTTGAAAACTTTTGGCTTCCAAGACGCTCTCATGTTGGGTAAGAGTCAAGTTTAATAGCGCTTATGGACCTTGTTGAAGATAAGCACTTATTCACCTTTTGCATCACAGAAGTTAGGTTTGTTGGGttaaaattcattttttgaaaTGGCTCCTatgtttattttagttattttcaTTCGTATAACTATTCTTTtggggttttattttattttgtgttattgtggTGTAAaagaagtaacagtagtaataaTATTACTATAGATGTGTTCATTAGTATTGTATATTTTTCCAATGATCAGCTTATCTTAAGAAATGTTATGCATAGTAATAAATATTGTTGGAGTGTAGTGATTAATTTCAATTTTTAACAATGCTATCATCATCAGTGTTAACTCTCCTCaatgttctttttctctctgactcCGCTAGTAAGAAGAATAAGGATGGCCAGACGCGGGAGCAGGACTACTCTTCTGAAAGCCATTACAGAATTGTTTCACCAACATTCCAGTATAAGATGAGCCACCAACGAGTGGGAAAgtgcatcatcatcaataataaaaactttGATGAAAAGACAGGTACAGCAAACATGTTTCATACACATTGTACATCTCCTATTTCAATGTCAACGCTCAGTATTATTGCATAAAGAGTGTGTATTCTAAGCAGATTGTCTTCACAGGGATGAATGTACGCAATGGGACGGACCGAGACGCGGGTGAGCTGTTCAAGTGTTTCAAGAGCCTGGGCTTTGACGTCTTCATCTACAATGATCAGACATGTGAGAAGATGGAGCGTCTTCTCAAAGAGGGTGAGTAGTGAAGTCTTCTGCTATTCCGCTTTGGTGCCCaaatcattttttactttttactttttctcttaAATTGGACAAAATACATAACAATGCTGAATTGACTGGATTCCTGGTTAAGGTGATACctaaattatgaaaatgtgaaaagattTGGATTTTCAGGTACTGGCAGCACAGATGTCCCCTGACTTTGcaagttaatagttttaaagtATATAACAGATCATTAATTATacatacattacagtacagttaCCTGCCttaaattcacatttaagaaacttAATGACTCcattatgtgtgtttctgtaaacCCCTGGGTAAAACAGCAGGTGGTGCTGTTGTAAAAGTAATTTCATACACTACTGAAGTTGTTACCCATCTTGGAAAAGGTTCAACTTTTGGTATCATCAATCAGACTTGCAGGTCGACTGGCCAGATTTcatcatgtcaaaatgtctgctagTACACAAAAGCTGTAAAAATCTAATGGACATATTGTGATGAAGTTTAATGAGCACAGTTGTGTTCTCTTGAGGATGAATGCTTTCCTCTCGTGTAGCCCGCTGGCTAAAATGTCAACTTTGCACACAAAACAACTCATCGTCTTAAATGGCAGCAGGAAGATTGCAGTGCAATTAGCTCAGCACTTTCATGCTCCTTGGGAGACAAATACCATTGTGTGTTAGGGTCTAGCAATATGCTGAGTCGCAACATTTGATTACAAGTTTATAAAATTGTAACctaattgaaattgaaatacaCAAAagtcatttatatataaaaagaaccttacattttaaatctttttatggTGTTGCAAGATTCGTCCAAGGAAACACTGATATTTCAACAGTAACATTATAGATATTTAATGTCACATCCACAACCGCGACAACATATTCTTCAAGTATCGGAAATGAGTAAAGGGCTTAATAGGTTCCAGACTGGATAACGTTACTGAgatcattaattaatttattaatctAAAGTTTAATGAGGCCTAAGAGCtgagtgtttgtctgtgtgtgtatgggtcAGCCTCGGAGGAAGACCATAGTGACAGCTCGTGTTTCGCCTGTATCCTGCTAAGCCACGGTGAGGAAGGCATGATCTACGGCACAGACGGAGCCATGCCAATCAAGTCCATGACCTCGCTGTTCAGGGGGGACATGTGCAAAAGCTTAGTCGGAAAGCCAAAACTCTTCTTCATCCAGGTATGCAATTCTGAAGACTTCATTTTTTACAAATGAGAGTGTGATGAGAAAAATATGGTGTGATATGGTGGTTGTGAAGTAACAATAATGTTACAGTTGTATGACAGGTTGCAGTGTTCACCACTTTTGACCCAAGTAGTTAACAGAGGGGTTTAATTTAGTTAAGAAAGTAACTGTAGATGTAACAGTGTGGAGTAGATAGATTGATATGACTTTCAGTGGCTCCCCAAAAGGACGGTGGATAATAattgtttaaaaagtgtttcctaaaccagcttttaaaaacagttaatTTTTAATTGCTTCACCAGGTCATCGTTGAGAATGCTACTCAGGATCACAATGAAATGTCATTTCATTTACTTCACCAGGCTTGTCGGGGTTCTGAATTTGATGATGGTATACAGACAGATTCGGGTCCGCCAAACGATACCCTGGAGACTGATGCTAATCCAAGACATAAGATCCCTGTAGAGGCAGATTTCCTCTTTGCCTACTCCACTGTGCCAGGTAAATAAGTTTGAATTGaagttttaaagtaaatatttttacTGGCAAATGTATGAACGCTTGAAGTGAGAGTATTTTAAGAATTTTTAACATCTATACTGGGATATCAGTTAGCAGTTTCATTGCTGATCCATGATGACTTTGCAGGGTATTACTCATGGAGGAACCCTGGGCGTGGCTCCTGGTTTGTCCAGGCGCTCTGCAATGTCCTCAACGAGTTTGGCAAGCAGCTGGAAATAATGCAGATCCTGACACGTGTCAACTACATGGTGGCCACCAGCTTTGAGTCCTGGTCTGAAGACCCACGCTTCAGTGAGAAGAAGCAGATTCCATGCGTGGTCTCTATGCTGACGAAAGAACTGTATTTTAACTGACCGCCACTCTGACTGACTGTACTGTATGACACCACAGACTgaccgactgactgactggacCGACCAGACTGACTGTATCAGGCACCGACTTAGCGGCCAAAGCATTCAGGGATGATTCAGGCCCAGCAGGACACTGCACATTTAGAGCACGTATGACATTTTGCATGTGTAGCTGGGCCTGAAAATGAGCACTCCgtgagaagagaaaaacatttacagtgACACTCCGCGTTCATGTGTTGATGGTGAAACTTCCTCTTCAGGTTATTCTTCAGAATAATGGCGTCACATTGATCTGATCTTTGTCGACAGGCACTGTGAAATATCCATGTTATTCTACCAACCCAGAAAATTTGCTGCCAGTTTTTTGTGGGTTTGGGGAATCATATCTGAATATGTGTTTCACCATTTTCCAGCATTTGAAACAGATGTTGAAAGGAACTGTACCTAGTGGACAGGACTGTTCAAGGCAAAGCTTGCTTTCATTGTCTGGATCAGGGTTTCTGATTGACTGAGAGTAATCTCTCCAGAAACACATAATGAACCCATCAAAGGCAGTCCTATGTCCTTTGTACAGTGTACAATACAATAACTAACTACTAACCAAAATTAAATTAGAAAACAAAGGacagttaaatgttttaaatgaattgtTTGACAATTTGAAAAATGTGCTTATTACCTTTATTGCAGAGTTCGAGAAGATTGATGCCACTTTCAtgtttgtacagtaaatatgaatcTAAAGTCAGCAGCtcattagcttagcttagcaaaaagactggaaacagggaaaCAACTAGCCTGGCAATTTCCGGGGGTTACAAAATCTGCCTTCCAGCACTTCTAAAAGCTCACTAATCAACATGTTATATCGTATATTTATACTTATATTTGATCTGGACAAAACCTTACAGCAAGTTGTGGATTTGATGTGATAATTAGTAAGGTTTAGAGgtgtgtttccagtctttgtgctacaCTGTTGGTTGTAGCTCCATATCCCTTAATGCATGAGAGTTACCTTAAATCTTTTCTTTCCAACTCAGGGGAAATAAGCGTacttccaaaaatgtcaaactattcttttaaaAGCCTTTGTGAATGAATGCTGTCCTTATGTTTTATCTCAGGTCAGTCTATAGAAATCTCTACTAGGAAACAAATTAGAGTGATTACGAATCCTATGTTTGCCATATGAGAAATGAGGGACCTGCTTTGATTAACAGCCCTGTCTGATGtggaggcaaaaacaaaaaacgcaTCTGGAAAATGGATCAGATCATTTTCAGCtatctgtgttttaatgttttcagctgtcaATCGTCCAGAAAAGaggcaaaagaaaaagacaacactCCTCTGAGCACAAACTTCATGATGCTCTTGCCAAAGGCGCAGTGTTTCAGCCTTCCTAGCAAGTTTAAGTTGGTAGCAGCATGCTGGCATCCTCAGGTTCTTTAATGTCCCATGAAGTGggtaaatgtaatgttaaagaATTTCATATATGTATGGCTAGGAAGGTCCAATCTTTTGCTGTGTAATGCTTAGTTCTATGAGATCTTGGGTCAAGTGCATAGTATATAGTCCACCTCCATAAAAGCAACGATCATTTGCAAACTTTGCCAGTTTTCTCAGCGTGATGTTGACAACTTCACTCGCTTGTTGTTCAAGCCTGCATAAGTGAAGTTCATGTAATTGCATATGATCAAAACTACGCATTTGTCTTATTAATAGTCAGGGTCCAACAAATCAGTTTTAtgaatttccctttttttaatccTTAAATTAAGACATTCCTCTTCACAACTGTATCTTTAGCAAAGAATATGATACAGATTTTAGGATTTTTACTCCAGATAGAAAACTTGAGAATGTCTAAAGCTGTGTCATACATTTGGGAAATATCATTATGTAAAGCTGGACGGGAGCCCAAAGCACAAATGCCACATCATTTCACTGTATATTAGTGTTGTACATTgtcacactttaacacacactacactgtaacacacagtaacaggtAATAAGCAATGTCTTCCTACTTAATTTAAAAATTGAGCTTTGATTTCgattaaagtaaaaacaaaaaacaattagattgctttgatttattatttttaaacatattgcCAACTATTTCTTAAAATAACATTGTATTATTTAGTGAATGATTTATTGTCATTGAGTTATTTGATAAAAactaacaatatattttttcaaatgaaagacATTTGCCATTTTGTCATTACAGCTTACATAAAGTTTGTTCTTCAGATACGCTGTGTCATTGTCCTTAAGTGTGTCAATCACAGAGGCAGCTATTACTGGTGGTGACAAGTCTGAACATACACAATCCACATGTCTACAATACACACTCTCACTGTTGCTGCaatgtttttacattattcaCATGACTGCATGCGTCAGGAACTTTGGGGAAAAGTTCAGCAATAgctttaatttgtcattttccccttttcactatttgtattttttatcagtcacttttttatttcatagcacacttatataatatttattggAGCCAGAGGTGTGATCAATACTGGCATTTCCCATTTTAACCAGTGCACTTGTCCAATACAGACACAACTCTCGAATCCTCTCGACACATGGATCTCTGATCAGTGATGTGGTGCCCAACCTGTGCTGAAAGTAGTGTTTGCTCCACTTGTTTTGGAATGGAattgaaggagggaaaaaattatttttagagGGTAAAATTTTAAATGCTTTCCGGTGTTAAATGCTGTTGTCCTCAGGAATATATTTGAAAAGATttggaaaaatgaatgaatgcattaaATAGAAAGTATAATCTGGCCCAATTTTTCATTTTGGGGCAATAATACCTTGTTTAAATAATTTCGAAACAGAGGAATGCTTATgtaaacattttattgtattaaacaTAAAGAATTTATTGTGTAATGAGTTGTGTAATTCTTTTTATCACCTCCCCTAGCATATATGTGATCAAAGATCACATTGAAAGGCTGATATGATGCTTGACATGGTAAATGAATACACTGAATATTACTATCAAATATTgaagacattaaaaatgtaataaaaatgtttttgaacgAAACCCTGAAGTCATACTCactattgttttatattttcatctGTCCATGTTTCTAATGACAATAGACAATAAACATCTTTAGCTTTCTGTTCAAACATAAAAGGTAAGgcttgtgatattttatatattttaattgaatCTGTTAACAGGTTTCGCCTTGTTGTCAAAGCCTGATATAGATGATTCCTCTGTGCTATGAGTccataaaaactattaaaaacacatgtatgaGCCACAGTGTTGCAATGGGTGACAGGTTTATTCAATACTAAGAACATGATCTCAGATACACTGTTTTGTTGCCATAAATACTGGCAAGCACTCCAAGTGTGTATTAGTCTGCAACAGAAAATAGTCCCTAACAAATACAGTATTTACTTCTGTTTGAGTAATGTTTGCAAAAAGGTACAGTGCCCACCTTTTTGTAAAACTTACTTAATCTGTTTAAGAAAattaaacaacatatttttgacCTGTTTTTTTAGATCAATGTCTTCAGTAGGAATCAAAGGTCTGAGATGTTAAAAAGTATTGAGAGATGTACTATCATATCATCAGTTGAGGAAATAACCATTTAGCCAGAACACAATGAGCAGCTTTGGCATGTCCACTGTGAAGAAAAGCATGAATTACTGAAAATGACTGGTGAATCTAAAGTAGAGATACTCTCCAGCTATTCCTGTAAATATATTTAGACTAGCCTGACACGCACTGTTTCACAAGTCAGGAATGTTTGATCAGGCAGCTGATGCGCATAACCCGTAGCCCAACACATTCCTGACAATCTCTGCTCCTTCCATTCTACCCTGAACGCATTCCTGCCCCACCTCAAAGAACAGGATCTGATCGGGAAGCATCACAAATCTTTAGGGACTTCCAGTTTGTGCCTTCATTGTCGTGGCCAGGACATACGGCTTGATACAGGGCATCAGTGAATGTCCCAGTGCAGAAGCAGTGGAGGGGGGTCATGGTATCAGCTCCTAGAAAGCACACTAAGCCCCCAGGGAAGCTGCAGAATACCCCAATGCGAGTGAACTGTCTTCCTGCCAGCAGGGGCAGCTCATACTGAACACCACCATGCCAGGCTGTGTAGTCTCCATTAAAGTATTCCACACACCAAGACTCCCTGCCACGGCCGAGCCAGCAGACCTCCTCTCGGCCCGTGCGTGGGATGCTCGGGTAGGTGAGACCCAGTTCCCAGTAGGTCTTCTCACTCACATCCACCTCCCAGTAATGGTAGCCCTTGTTGAAGCCTTGCTGACTGATTACATTTAGGGTGGTGTCAAAGCGAGCGGGTGTCTCTGGGACATCCTGCCAGGTGTCCGTGTAGGTGGCTGAGTCACCATTTGAAGAGATAATCAGCTTGGGGTGGGCAGTGTCGGCATTGAGGACAACATCTGCAGCATCTGCAGAACACACAACAAATCAGTCCAGTGTTTTGTACATAAGATAGTGCAGATAAGTTGTCACGTTCTTCCTACAACTGAGACAGATTTGATAACAGTGGCATGGTAATTGTAACCTTTGAGAAAGCCTGGAGCAAGATTCCTTCATATTTCAATCTACCTGTCGTTCTAGGTTAACTCACAGCTCTGAAACAGTTTCTTGGTGACTGGGATCTGGGATCTGATGAACAACAGCAAGTTGATGGTTATACTCAGAAGCTGTGCATTCTTGAACTCATCTATGTGAATCAGGTCAGGGTCAGTCAACTTCAGTGTCTCAGAAATTCTGAtttcaaacaaaagaaaaagacagagaacaATGAAAGGTTGATTGtcaagcttttctttttttttctttttttagaaacAATAACAAATCTATTTTAGACCACAAGTATAAAcacataatcaaatacaaataaaacatggaaGAACTAGGACCATATTAAAGTTGACATTAACAAATAGTAATCATAGTAATAGTgctttacatttataaaacaaacattaccaAAAAGTATGTAAGGAAGTATCTTAGAATGATTATTGGATTTAATTTGGTACTCTTGGTATAAGCATGATGTCACATGTTTGCCTCAAGTTTTGTCTACACAGTGTTTAATAGTGTGTAAATAAGTTCCTGAGACAAACAAGGAAGTGTGGTTGATTAAAATAACATGCATTTTCAGTAAGTGAGACACAAACAACTGGCGGTAAATAAACAAATCCAGATACCAGGTAAATTACGCATCTTCTCCGTCATTGAATTGCACTGGTTTTTCCCGTTtgtcaaaagagaaaaaatggtTTGTAATTTGTTGTAATGTCTTGTAGCCACTGAGTTAGTTTCCTATATGTGCCTCATTTAGCAAATTTAACTATGCACACAATTATGTAGCAGAGAAGACTGTTACATTCTGTCATGTAAACATACCTTTTTGCAGTTTCAGCATTCTGTAGAAggtataaaaacaatatatttatagCATTAAGAATTTGacacaaaaagtaaaatagaCTGTACATGCCCCATAAATTGGAAATGGCATCGCAATGAAATCAGCATTTTGGATTTGTATTCACCTGGCCGTGAACTTCTTGTGCGTCCTTTTTCACCTGGGCACTGATGTTGGCCAGTTCCTGGTCCAGCTCCTGGGTGAGCTGGTAGCAGTCCTCTATCCTATCCTCCACTAACTTCTCTGTGGCATCGTGCTCCGCGTCCAGCTGGGTCAGTGTGATCCGAAGATCCTCATCCAGAACCCGCTTCATATCCTCATATCTCTTTTTGATTTTCTCTTTCAGATCGTTGGTCTTTTTCTGCGGTACCATGGGGGGTAAGGAGGAACAGAACAAATACAGTTTTAGTATTTTTCATCTCAAATAGTCAAAAGCATAGCCATGCATTTGgctattttatttgatattgaCCAACCCTTGATATTGATCCCGTTGGGATGTGTTTTTGATAGTGTTAATAACACCTGATATAACCACCTTTGAACACAGTATGATAATTAGGACCATATGCAACACTTCCCGTATCtaaaaaaatattcttttatacagaacagagAGCAATAAATGACAGCAAAGCACATTTATGGGAGACATGCCCCTTTGATTGTAGAGCACAGAAAAATGGCACACTAGGACCACTGCcacaatacaaaaagaaaaagaagtgtgtttcagaataaaaaactaatttaaccTTGAAATGAATTTCCTACCGCAGCACAAGGGCAGACTCCATGTTCCTCTGCtgtcagcaaaaataaaaaacgatGAGACTATGTGGGCACTTGATCACTTAACTCTATGGGGAAAAAAGCCCACAAATCACATCACACTAGGTGACAAAGCATGCATCATGATTTTAGGGTACATAACAATGACTTTGGTGACTCTTGCACCCTTGGCTTGTTTTCGAACATGAGCTTCACTTCACTGACACTTGCACACCATGGACAAATGTTCCTGTTTGCTGTTTTGAAACCCCTAAATGATTCAGAGTGTTCCCACATCAAC contains:
- the casp7 gene encoding caspase-7 codes for the protein MAGEPANPTELGDEEGKLSGDEIDAKPDRRGRFLLFGKKNKDGQTREQDYSSESHYRIVSPTFQYKMSHQRVGKCIIINNKNFDEKTGMNVRNGTDRDAGELFKCFKSLGFDVFIYNDQTCEKMERLLKEASEEDHSDSSCFACILLSHGEEGMIYGTDGAMPIKSMTSLFRGDMCKSLVGKPKLFFIQACRGSEFDDGIQTDSGPPNDTLETDANPRHKIPVEADFLFAYSTVPGYYSWRNPGRGSWFVQALCNVLNEFGKQLEIMQILTRVNYMVATSFESWSEDPRFSEKKQIPCVVSMLTKELYFN
- the si:ch211-28p3.4 gene encoding E3 ubiquitin-protein ligase TRIM39 — translated: MKATNEETLFKNQQHLKKQRAAIAHRMKKLAAKQVEITKKTNDLKEKIKKRYEDMKRVLDEDLRITLTQLDAEHDATEKLVEDRIEDCYQLTQELDQELANISAQVKKDAQEVHGQNAETAKRISETLKLTDPDLIHIDEFKNAQLLSITINLLLFIRSQIPVTKKLFQSYAADVVLNADTAHPKLIISSNGDSATYTDTWQDVPETPARFDTTLNVISQQGFNKGYHYWEVDVSEKTYWELGLTYPSIPRTGREEVCWLGRGRESWCVEYFNGDYTAWHGGVQYELPLLAGRQFTRIGVFCSFPGGLVCFLGADTMTPLHCFCTGTFTDALYQAVCPGHDNEGTNWKSLKICDASRSDPVL